A genomic window from Oceanobacillus timonensis includes:
- a CDS encoding anthranilate synthase component II: MILLIDNYDSFTYNLFQYVSECGVHVEVIRNDKVTPETIDTLKPEAIIISPGPGTPKDAGNCTDIVQTYYKQLPILGICLGHQVIMEALGGRVIQASTIKHGKTSLIEHDDTGLFQGLNNPVEVMRYHSLAAEHNTVPTELRITATAIDDDEIMGIAHQTYPVYGLQFHPESIGTLDGKQIISHFVETLAKQKEEVIS, translated from the coding sequence TTGATTCTATTAATTGATAATTATGATTCTTTCACATACAACCTGTTTCAATATGTCTCAGAGTGCGGCGTACACGTAGAAGTTATCCGCAATGATAAAGTAACACCGGAAACGATTGACACTTTAAAACCGGAAGCGATTATTATTTCACCTGGACCTGGCACTCCAAAGGATGCAGGGAATTGCACGGATATTGTGCAAACGTACTATAAGCAGCTGCCGATACTGGGAATCTGCCTCGGACACCAAGTGATTATGGAAGCGCTGGGCGGAAGAGTGATTCAAGCATCTACCATTAAACATGGAAAAACATCACTGATTGAGCATGATGACACCGGGCTTTTCCAAGGGCTAAATAATCCTGTGGAAGTGATGCGTTATCACTCTCTTGCAGCGGAACACAACACTGTGCCAACAGAATTACGCATTACAGCAACCGCTATCGATGATGATGAAATTATGGGAATAGCCCATCAAACCTATCCTGTCTACGGATTGCAATTCCATCCTGAATCGATTGGAACACTGGATGGAAAACAAATTATCTCTCATTTTGTTGAGACACTTGCAAAACAGAAGGAGGAAGTAATATCATGA
- the trpA gene encoding tryptophan synthase subunit alpha yields MGKHKLENTLNNIKATGKPLFIPYMMAGDGGIDQINERIQFLDECGASAIELGIPFSDPVADGPVIQDAGLRALQEGTTLKRVLDEVRKQKETRNIPIILMTYINPIWNYGYEQFAKDCDTAGVDGIIIPDIPMEEETDIAAALTEQSIAFIRLAAMTSPDERLKKIAQESEGFLYAVSVSGTTGERAQHEESTLHYLEKLTKFSSVPVLAGFGISNPDQAKHLAAYCDGVIVGSKIVHLFAEGKQSEIKKLIGDTVQ; encoded by the coding sequence ATGGGAAAGCATAAATTAGAAAATACATTAAATAACATCAAAGCGACTGGAAAGCCGCTGTTCATTCCTTATATGATGGCTGGTGATGGTGGCATAGACCAAATCAATGAACGCATTCAGTTTTTAGATGAATGTGGTGCATCGGCGATAGAATTGGGGATCCCCTTTTCAGACCCGGTAGCAGATGGTCCTGTGATTCAGGATGCCGGACTGCGTGCGTTACAAGAGGGGACAACATTAAAGCGGGTTCTTGATGAAGTAAGGAAACAAAAAGAAACTCGGAACATCCCGATTATTTTGATGACCTATATCAATCCGATTTGGAATTATGGGTACGAGCAATTCGCGAAAGACTGTGATACTGCAGGCGTAGACGGGATTATTATTCCTGATATCCCTATGGAAGAGGAAACAGATATTGCAGCTGCCCTTACTGAGCAGTCCATTGCCTTTATCCGTTTAGCCGCAATGACAAGCCCAGATGAACGCCTGAAGAAAATCGCCCAGGAATCGGAAGGCTTTTTATATGCTGTTTCTGTTAGTGGTACTACCGGCGAACGTGCACAGCACGAGGAAAGTACGCTTCATTATCTGGAGAAATTAACCAAGTTCAGCTCTGTTCCTGTTCTGGCCGGCTTTGGAATTTCTAATCCAGACCAGGCCAAGCACTTAGCCGCTTATTGTGACGGTGTCATTGTCGGCAGTAAAATTGTCCACTTATTTGCAGAAGGAAAGCAATCGGAAATTAAAAAATTAATCGGTGACACCGTTCAATAA
- the trpB gene encoding tryptophan synthase subunit beta gives MQTYTFPDSTGKYGKFGGRYVPELLMPVVLELEEAYEAAKNDPSFQEELNNYLTEYIGRTTPLYEAEQLSKHLDGPKIYLKREDLNHTGAHKINNTIGQALLTLRMGKKKVVAETGAGQHGVATATVCSLLGLECIVFMGEKDIKRQKLNVFRMELLGAKVVGVSQGSATLKDAVNEAFRYWVNNVHDTHYIIGSVVGPHPFPRIVRDFQSVIGAETKQQSLEKQGKLPDAVVACVGGGSNAMGMFYPFVEDKEVALYGVEAAGKGVDTDEHAATLTGGSPGMMHGTFTYLLQDEAGQIQEAASISAGLDYPGIGPEHSHLRDSGRVTYPSITDEEALEAFQLLAKLEGIIPALESAHAVSYACKLAKEMSADQSLVICLSGRGDKDVEQVKAKLEEDSDGKA, from the coding sequence ATGCAAACATATACATTTCCAGACAGTACAGGTAAATACGGAAAATTCGGAGGCAGATATGTCCCGGAATTACTGATGCCGGTTGTCTTAGAACTGGAAGAAGCCTACGAAGCAGCTAAAAACGATCCTTCTTTTCAGGAGGAACTAAATAATTACCTGACAGAATATATCGGCAGAACCACGCCTTTGTATGAAGCAGAACAATTAAGCAAGCACTTGGACGGACCCAAAATCTATCTAAAACGGGAAGATTTAAATCACACCGGCGCGCATAAAATTAATAACACGATTGGGCAGGCCCTTTTAACTTTACGAATGGGCAAAAAGAAAGTGGTCGCTGAAACAGGAGCCGGCCAGCACGGTGTAGCAACAGCAACTGTCTGCTCTCTGCTCGGTTTAGAGTGTATTGTTTTTATGGGTGAGAAAGATATTAAAAGACAGAAATTGAACGTGTTTCGTATGGAACTTTTAGGCGCCAAAGTGGTTGGCGTTTCTCAAGGCAGCGCAACATTAAAAGATGCCGTGAACGAAGCATTCCGCTATTGGGTAAACAATGTTCACGACACCCATTATATTATTGGCTCTGTTGTTGGCCCGCATCCATTCCCGCGTATTGTCCGGGACTTTCAATCAGTGATTGGTGCAGAAACCAAACAGCAGAGTCTTGAAAAACAAGGGAAACTTCCAGATGCAGTCGTTGCTTGTGTCGGCGGAGGAAGTAATGCCATGGGCATGTTTTATCCATTTGTAGAAGATAAAGAAGTTGCTTTATACGGAGTCGAAGCGGCAGGAAAAGGCGTGGACACTGATGAGCATGCAGCTACGCTCACAGGCGGATCTCCCGGCATGATGCATGGTACCTTCACGTATTTACTGCAGGATGAAGCAGGTCAAATTCAGGAAGCAGCTTCGATTTCTGCCGGGTTAGACTATCCAGGAATTGGCCCGGAACACAGCCATCTGCGTGACAGCGGCCGGGTGACCTATCCTTCGATTACAGACGAAGAAGCATTAGAAGCTTTCCAATTACTCGCGAAATTAGAAGGAATTATTCCTGCCCTGGAAAGTGCACATGCTGTTTCCTATGCATGCAAACTTGCCAAAGAAATGTCTGCCGATCAGTCACTGGTTATCTGCCTGTCTGGACGCGGAGATAAGGATGTTGAACAGGTCAAAGCAAAGCTCGAGGAGGATTCCGATGGGAAAGCATAA
- the trpD gene encoding anthranilate phosphoribosyltransferase: protein MKPNFNQLLEGNDLSFEETKALFNACFQEDVSDTELSAILVALKMKQPTAQELAGLADVIHTNSPFQFDLGIPAMDNCGTGGDRSNSFNISTCAAFVLAGAGVTVAKHGNRRISSQTGSADVLEELGIPLDLTKPQIKYILQENQIAFLFAQHVHPTLKQIAGVRQKLRTPTIFNLVGPLTNPVALQSQLIGVYSEEALPIVAKSLQTLGRKRALVIHGAGGMDEASMQGENKYILLENNELKEGTIHPEDVGLSVYTNQEIEGGDSKQNADILRSVLNGEPGAYLDTVLFNAAIALFATGRVDSIKDGVDVARNSVFSGKAKAKLDTLVHYSKEAKQEVV, encoded by the coding sequence ATGAAACCAAATTTTAATCAATTACTGGAAGGCAATGATTTATCTTTTGAAGAAACAAAGGCATTATTTAACGCTTGCTTTCAGGAAGATGTTTCCGATACCGAGTTATCCGCTATTTTAGTTGCATTAAAAATGAAACAGCCGACTGCACAAGAGTTGGCAGGCTTAGCTGACGTGATTCATACCAACTCCCCTTTCCAGTTTGATTTAGGTATTCCGGCAATGGATAACTGCGGAACAGGCGGTGACAGATCGAACAGTTTTAATATCAGCACCTGTGCGGCATTTGTTTTAGCCGGCGCCGGTGTGACGGTCGCTAAACACGGGAATCGCCGTATTTCCAGCCAGACCGGAAGTGCAGATGTATTAGAAGAGCTTGGTATTCCGCTTGATTTAACCAAGCCGCAAATCAAATATATCCTGCAGGAAAATCAAATCGCCTTTTTATTTGCGCAACATGTTCATCCGACGTTGAAGCAGATTGCCGGTGTACGTCAAAAACTTCGGACCCCGACCATTTTTAACTTAGTCGGTCCTTTGACCAATCCGGTTGCACTGCAATCACAGCTGATTGGTGTTTATTCGGAGGAAGCACTGCCAATCGTAGCAAAATCGCTGCAGACGCTCGGCAGAAAACGTGCTCTGGTCATTCATGGCGCGGGTGGAATGGATGAAGCCTCCATGCAGGGCGAAAACAAATATATTTTACTGGAGAATAACGAATTAAAAGAAGGAACGATCCATCCGGAAGATGTCGGGTTATCCGTCTATACGAACCAAGAAATTGAAGGCGGCGATTCCAAACAGAATGCCGACATCCTGCGTTCGGTATTAAACGGAGAACCAGGCGCTTACCTAGATACGGTGCTGTTTAATGCAGCGATTGCATTATTTGCCACTGGACGCGTTGATTCGATCAAAGATGGCGTGGACGTTGCCAGAAACAGCGTATTCTCCGGAAAAGCGAAAGCAAAATTAGATACGTTGGTGCATTACAGCAAGGAAGCCAAACAGGAGGTAGTCTAA
- the trpE gene encoding anthranilate synthase component I, with the protein MTAHVTQQTYPIDGLIPIQVYQNLPKAKKYLLESSFPREEKGRYSFIGIRPYQEIIGRGNETTLISTSHVEPLVVHQHALHFLQETMPKLALSLPIPFYGGAVGYIGYDTIQAFEDTGQTPFDDRNMPDIHLMLFEDTIVFDHEENKLHLIAIDRDGGSEDNRARRIQKMEQFIEQARSTDLPVPQTYAFIPEMEQRNFERNVEIAKERMQKGDIFQVVLSQRFSREVEDEQEFGLSFYEQLRRHNASPYMFYIDFQDYTVLGASPESLIETNGSQVVTNPIAGTRKRGETEQEDQALAEELLADEKELAEHRMLVDLSRNDLGRVCEIGSIEIPVYMTIERYQHVMHIVSEVTGTLRQDYSGIDALISCLPAGTVSGAPKIRAMQIINELETVKRGPYAGGIGFINFEHDVHIALAIRSIIIQNSKAYFQAGAGLVHDSVPYNEYMETINKGRSFMEVPELDSIN; encoded by the coding sequence ATGACGGCACATGTCACGCAACAAACATACCCGATCGATGGGTTAATCCCTATTCAAGTTTATCAAAACCTGCCCAAAGCAAAAAAATATCTATTAGAAAGCAGCTTTCCCCGTGAAGAAAAAGGACGCTATTCGTTTATCGGGATTCGCCCTTATCAGGAAATCATCGGACGCGGGAATGAAACAACACTTATCAGCACTTCCCATGTAGAACCGCTGGTTGTCCATCAGCATGCATTGCATTTCTTGCAGGAAACGATGCCGAAGCTTGCTTTGTCTCTTCCTATCCCCTTTTACGGCGGGGCAGTTGGTTATATAGGCTACGATACGATTCAGGCTTTTGAAGATACTGGGCAGACACCCTTTGATGACCGGAATATGCCTGACATTCATTTGATGCTTTTTGAAGATACAATCGTTTTTGATCATGAAGAGAATAAACTGCATCTGATTGCTATTGACCGGGACGGCGGCTCAGAAGATAATCGGGCGCGGCGGATTCAAAAGATGGAACAGTTTATAGAACAAGCAAGAAGCACGGATCTCCCTGTTCCGCAAACCTATGCGTTTATACCGGAAATGGAACAAAGAAATTTTGAACGGAATGTGGAGATAGCGAAAGAACGTATGCAAAAAGGAGATATTTTTCAAGTCGTTTTATCGCAGCGGTTTTCAAGAGAAGTGGAAGATGAGCAGGAATTTGGTCTTTCTTTTTATGAACAACTGCGGAGACATAACGCTTCCCCTTACATGTTCTATATAGATTTTCAGGATTACACGGTACTGGGAGCTTCTCCGGAAAGCTTAATAGAAACCAACGGCAGTCAAGTCGTTACCAATCCGATTGCCGGAACACGAAAACGAGGAGAAACGGAACAAGAAGATCAAGCATTAGCAGAAGAACTGCTTGCAGACGAAAAAGAACTGGCAGAACATCGGATGCTGGTTGACTTAAGCAGAAATGATTTAGGCCGTGTCTGCGAGATAGGCAGCATTGAGATACCGGTCTATATGACGATTGAGCGTTACCAGCACGTGATGCATATTGTTTCCGAAGTAACCGGAACATTGCGGCAGGACTATTCAGGAATTGATGCGCTTATCTCCTGTTTACCGGCCGGTACGGTATCGGGGGCGCCTAAAATCCGGGCGATGCAAATCATTAATGAACTGGAAACCGTCAAACGTGGACCTTATGCCGGCGGAATCGGTTTTATCAACTTTGAACATGACGTGCATATCGCACTTGCTATCCGCTCTATTATTATCCAGAACTCCAAAGCATATTTTCAAGCCGGTGCCGGCCTGGTACATGATTCCGTTCCGTACAATGAATATATGGAAACCATTAACAAAGGACGATCTTTTATGGAGGTGCCTGAACTTGATTCTATTAATTGA
- the trpC gene encoding indole-3-glycerol phosphate synthase TrpC, whose product MTFLEKIIDKKKQEVAERKLQSSGNDTRKHPIYPFHDSVQAANHMSIIAEIKRSSPSKGAIQMDVDILKQAKQYEDSGAAAISVLTDENFFHGSLDDLKAVSEAVSIPVLCKDFIIDEIQIDDAKNAGASIILLILAALPLERFQRLYHYATEQGLEVLCEVHNAEELRDALTVSPKIVGVNNRNLKTFEVDLQTTPELIQQINANGLTIISESGMRTKADAELAKDAGANTILVGETLMRSDNVEKDMQALQVPLSPSPKGAS is encoded by the coding sequence ATGACCTTTTTAGAAAAAATTATCGATAAGAAAAAACAGGAAGTTGCCGAACGAAAATTACAATCCTCCGGGAATGACACCCGGAAACATCCGATTTATCCATTTCATGACAGCGTGCAGGCAGCAAACCATATGTCCATTATTGCAGAAATCAAACGGTCTTCCCCTTCTAAAGGAGCAATTCAAATGGATGTGGATATCCTTAAGCAGGCAAAACAATATGAAGATTCCGGTGCAGCTGCGATTTCTGTTTTAACGGATGAAAACTTTTTTCACGGCTCCCTCGATGATCTGAAGGCAGTTAGTGAAGCTGTTTCCATTCCCGTCCTTTGTAAAGATTTTATCATTGATGAGATTCAAATTGATGATGCCAAAAATGCGGGGGCATCCATTATATTATTAATTCTTGCTGCATTGCCGCTCGAACGGTTTCAGCGTCTGTACCATTATGCCACAGAGCAAGGGCTGGAAGTACTCTGTGAGGTGCATAACGCAGAGGAATTAAGAGATGCATTGACCGTCAGCCCAAAAATTGTCGGGGTTAATAATCGTAATTTAAAAACCTTTGAAGTTGATTTACAAACAACGCCGGAACTGATTCAACAAATCAATGCGAACGGGCTGACAATCATCAGCGAGAGCGGGATGCGTACGAAAGCAGATGCTGAATTAGCCAAAGATGCCGGTGCTAATACAATCCTGGTCGGTGAAACGTTAATGCGTTCCGATAATGTGGAAAAAGATATGCAGGCATTGCAGGTGCCTCTCTCTCCTTCCCCGAAAGGAGCCTCCTGA
- a CDS encoding phosphoribosylanthranilate isomerase: protein MLVKICGITTPEIAEAAVHAGADFLGFVFAKSKREISTEQARKIIAPLPEHVKSVGVFVNKDTKEIEHIVQETGIDFVQLHGEETAEAVKNFSVPVIKSLPGTTDGLHIAAQYDAASYLLMDSPPLPHAHGGNGIAFNWSILKGNHFTDRLMLAGGLTAENVAEAIREAGPIGVDVSSGVETDGEKDPDKIKAFIHAAKQQ from the coding sequence ATGCTCGTCAAAATCTGCGGAATCACCACTCCTGAAATAGCAGAGGCTGCCGTCCATGCAGGTGCAGATTTTTTAGGCTTTGTTTTCGCCAAAAGCAAACGGGAAATTTCCACAGAACAGGCTCGAAAAATAATTGCACCACTGCCTGAGCATGTAAAAAGTGTCGGTGTTTTTGTCAATAAAGATACGAAGGAAATAGAACATATCGTACAGGAAACCGGGATTGATTTTGTACAATTGCACGGAGAAGAAACAGCTGAAGCGGTTAAGAACTTTTCTGTTCCCGTTATCAAATCGCTTCCCGGTACAACAGATGGGTTACACATTGCTGCACAATATGATGCAGCATCTTATCTGCTGATGGACAGTCCTCCCCTCCCCCATGCACATGGAGGGAACGGAATTGCTTTTAACTGGTCCATTTTAAAAGGAAATCATTTCACCGACCGATTGATGTTAGCAGGTGGACTGACAGCAGAAAATGTTGCTGAAGCCATCCGGGAGGCAGGCCCCATTGGTGTGGATGTCTCCAGCGGTGTGGAAACAGACGGAGAGAAAGACCCAGATAAAATAAAAGCTTTTATTCACGCAGCGAAACAACAATAG